In Acidobacteriota bacterium, a single window of DNA contains:
- a CDS encoding M15 family metallopeptidase has product MLRLQRLTILALLSVWTAACVSSSGEKMPEGFVDAASVVPDLVVDMRYAGSDNFVGRPVDGYEAPVCILTVEAAEALAEAQAELGARSLGLKVFDCYRPTRAVADFVRWAQDEADTKTQAEFYPDLEKSELFGLGYIAERSGHSRGSTVDLTLVYLPDETEAPMGTGFDFFSERSWTTDPEQPAEVRTHRLLLLFIMQRHGFEPYENEWWHFTLADEPFPDTYFDFPVR; this is encoded by the coding sequence ATGCTTCGATTGCAGCGATTAACGATATTGGCTCTCCTCTCCGTTTGGACGGCGGCGTGCGTGAGTTCCTCCGGGGAGAAGATGCCCGAAGGATTCGTCGATGCGGCGAGCGTCGTGCCCGACCTGGTCGTCGACATGCGCTACGCGGGCTCTGACAACTTCGTCGGCCGACCGGTCGACGGCTACGAGGCGCCCGTCTGCATCCTGACCGTGGAGGCGGCGGAAGCCCTCGCAGAGGCTCAGGCCGAGCTGGGAGCCCGTAGCCTGGGCCTCAAGGTGTTCGACTGTTACCGACCAACCCGGGCGGTGGCCGATTTCGTGCGTTGGGCACAGGACGAGGCCGACACCAAGACACAGGCCGAGTTCTACCCGGACCTCGAGAAGTCGGAGCTCTTCGGCCTGGGTTACATCGCCGAGCGCTCCGGCCATTCGCGTGGTTCGACCGTCGACCTGACGCTCGTCTACCTACCCGACGAAACGGAAGCGCCGATGGGGACCGGCTTCGATTTCTTCTCGGAACGATCGTGGACAACCGATCCGGAGCAACCGGCCGAGGTGCGCACTCACCGGCTGCTGCTGTTGTTCATCATGCAGAGGCACGGTTTCGAGCCGTATGAAAACGAGTGGTGGCATTTCACGCTCGCCGACGAGCCCTTCCCGGATACCTATTTCGACTTCCCGGTGAGGTGA
- a CDS encoding aminotransferase class I/II-fold pyridoxal phosphate-dependent enzyme, whose amino-acid sequence MSSNTRRLSRRAQDMLSGQSIPEYLERHTECLLDPFDSATNPDGYIGLCEAENRLVAELVSDRLARAPKVPPSTLFYDSMTGSLRFREQLSSFMGRTFLGRKFKPEQISVLAGAGSVLDFLFRAIGDPGDGVLVPTPSYAGFWMDLELRARLSIIPVHRSIEDGFRLTPEMLDRAVATAGRPVKALLFTSPDNPLGTVPSPEEIEQVLAWANDRDLHIVFDEIYALSVFGARTFTSCAELLPSLGEQVHIVWAFSKDFGASGLRCGVLVSENEAVNAAVDTLAYWACCSGHTQYLLGDLISDEAWVESYIVSMRKLLRGSHTRLAAMLDEGGIHHHPADAGVFVLLDLRQHLAAQTWEAEHALWLRIVEKARVNLTPGAACRAGEPGFFRLCYAGQPAEAMETGIERIVNQLR is encoded by the coding sequence ATGAGCAGCAACACTCGACGTCTGTCGCGCCGCGCGCAGGACATGCTTTCCGGACAGTCCATTCCCGAGTACCTGGAGCGGCACACCGAATGCCTGCTCGATCCCTTCGATTCGGCCACCAATCCCGACGGATACATCGGCCTGTGCGAAGCCGAAAACCGCCTGGTAGCCGAGTTGGTGTCCGACCGCCTTGCTCGGGCACCTAAGGTCCCGCCCTCCACCCTCTTCTACGACTCCATGACCGGCTCGCTTCGATTCCGCGAGCAGCTCTCGAGCTTCATGGGCCGGACCTTTCTCGGGCGAAAGTTCAAGCCGGAGCAGATTTCCGTCCTCGCCGGCGCCGGCAGCGTGCTCGATTTCCTCTTCCGAGCCATCGGCGATCCTGGCGACGGCGTGCTCGTGCCGACTCCGAGCTACGCCGGTTTTTGGATGGATCTCGAGCTGCGCGCGAGGCTCTCCATAATTCCGGTGCATCGCTCGATCGAGGACGGCTTCCGGTTAACCCCGGAAATGCTCGACCGCGCCGTCGCCACCGCCGGCCGACCGGTCAAGGCCCTGCTCTTCACCTCGCCCGACAACCCCCTCGGCACGGTCCCCTCGCCCGAGGAGATCGAACAGGTCCTGGCATGGGCGAACGACCGCGACCTGCACATCGTCTTCGACGAGATCTATGCCCTGTCGGTCTTCGGCGCGCGCACCTTCACCAGCTGCGCCGAGCTGCTGCCGTCGCTCGGCGAACAGGTCCACATCGTCTGGGCCTTCTCCAAGGACTTTGGCGCATCGGGCCTACGCTGCGGCGTCCTGGTCAGCGAGAACGAAGCCGTCAACGCTGCCGTCGACACGCTCGCCTACTGGGCGTGCTGCTCCGGCCACACCCAGTATTTGCTCGGCGATCTGATCTCCGACGAAGCCTGGGTCGAATCCTACATCGTCTCGATGAGGAAGCTGCTTCGTGGCTCGCACACCCGCCTGGCAGCGATGTTGGACGAGGGCGGGATACACCATCACCCCGCCGATGCGGGTGTCTTCGTGTTGCTCGACCTCAGGCAGCACCTCGCGGCACAGACCTGGGAGGCCGAGCACGCGCTGTGGCTCAGGATCGTCGAAAAAGCCCGGGTCAACCTCACCCCCGGCGCCGCCTGCCGGGCTGGCGAACCAGGATTTTTCCGGCTCTGTTACGCGGGACAGCCGGCCGAGGCGATGGAGACGGGTATCGAGAGGATCGTGAACCAGCTTCGCTGA